From Rickettsia endosymbiont of Ceutorhynchus obstrictus, a single genomic window includes:
- a CDS encoding invasion associated locus B family protein — MKSYLKKTLFVFAGLLFIGGGFLFGQPGKVDATSKEEKKKFGNWSLNCTVDDKKKQACFLSQQINNTVKGKEQEVLALYQVGNFGQEKEVKIIETLPTNILIAPGTSIISGTQLIASGKYVNCTLGNCQAVASISQSDLKTILSNDNNFVGVMTAEGKQVNFPLFKEGLEEGLKALKSKN; from the coding sequence ATGAAAAGTTATTTAAAAAAAACTTTATTTGTTTTCGCGGGGCTTCTATTCATAGGTGGAGGTTTCCTTTTCGGTCAACCGGGAAAAGTTGATGCAACTTCTAAAGAAGAAAAGAAAAAATTTGGTAATTGGTCTTTGAATTGTACTGTTGACGATAAGAAAAAGCAAGCTTGTTTTTTATCACAGCAGATTAATAATACTGTTAAAGGTAAAGAGCAAGAAGTTTTAGCTCTGTATCAAGTCGGTAATTTCGGTCAAGAAAAAGAAGTAAAAATAATTGAAACGTTACCTACAAATATTCTAATCGCTCCCGGTACTTCAATTATTAGCGGAACACAATTAATAGCATCCGGTAAATACGTTAATTGTACCTTAGGTAACTGTCAGGCTGTAGCCTCGATTTCTCAAAGTGATTTGAAAACTATTTTGTCAAATGATAATAACTTCGTTGGAGTAATGACGGCGGAAGGTAAGCAAGTAAATTTTCCGCTTTTCAAAGAGGGTTTAGAAGAAGGGTTGAAAGCTTTAAAAAGTAAAAATTAA
- the mlaD gene encoding outer membrane lipid asymmetry maintenance protein MlaD: MKQNIIETMVGFTVLIIAVLFLTFAYKTGSSLNNSNGYQVTASFQSVEGIVMGSDVMVAGIKIGVVKEITLDPNNFFALVYLSINDDIKLPKDSRASVVTSGLLGGKYISITPGSEDENLAANDQIKYTQPAINVESLINKLVSSFGNK, encoded by the coding sequence ATGAAACAAAATATTATAGAAACTATGGTCGGTTTTACGGTACTAATTATTGCAGTATTATTTTTAACTTTTGCTTATAAAACCGGCAGTTCTTTAAATAACTCTAACGGATATCAAGTAACCGCTAGCTTTCAAAGCGTCGAGGGGATAGTTATGGGAAGCGACGTAATGGTCGCCGGTATAAAAATAGGTGTGGTAAAAGAAATTACCTTAGACCCGAATAATTTTTTTGCTCTAGTATATTTAAGTATAAATGATGATATAAAATTGCCTAAAGATTCAAGAGCATCGGTGGTTACTAGCGGATTACTCGGCGGGAAATATATTTCTATCACTCCCGGTAGCGAAGACGAAAACCTTGCCGCCAATGATCAAATAAAATATACTCAGCCGGCCATTAATGTGGAATCATTAATTAATAAGTTAGTATCTTCATTTGGTAACAAATAA
- a CDS encoding NADH-ubiquinone oxidoreductase subunit NDUFA12 family protein, whose protein sequence is MNSFFISFFYKKVGEDALFNKYYESKKPNYLGRNKRFIVYKGESEPAKIPPMWHAWLHHMINEVPHINNFPWQKNHILNTAAEDKIVNSSYNRWKP, encoded by the coding sequence ATGAATAGTTTTTTTATCTCTTTTTTTTATAAAAAAGTTGGAGAAGATGCGCTTTTTAATAAATATTATGAAAGCAAAAAGCCTAATTATCTAGGGCGTAATAAAAGATTTATTGTTTATAAAGGAGAAAGTGAACCTGCAAAAATTCCTCCCATGTGGCATGCTTGGCTACATCATATGATTAATGAAGTGCCGCATATTAATAACTTTCCATGGCAAAAAAATCATATACTTAATACTGCCGCTGAGGATAAAATAGTAAATTCTAGCTATAATAGATGGAAACCATAG
- the rnhA gene encoding ribonuclease HI, with amino-acid sequence MTKDKSHVIIYTDGACSGNPGPGGWGALLQFNGLNKEITGYELHTTNNRMEMKAAIEALKSLKKSCFVEIHTDSKYLQQGITEWIYKWIKNNWYKNNNELVKNADLWQNLYAELDKHTIIWKWVKGHADNQGNIIADKLAVKGKELAIKMLKCSK; translated from the coding sequence ATGACAAAAGATAAATCACACGTAATTATCTACACCGATGGCGCTTGCTCAGGCAATCCCGGTCCCGGAGGATGGGGAGCTTTACTACAATTTAACGGTCTTAATAAAGAAATAACCGGTTATGAGTTACATACAACTAATAATCGCATGGAGATGAAAGCCGCAATTGAAGCATTAAAGTCGTTGAAAAAATCGTGTTTTGTTGAAATCCATACCGATAGTAAATACCTCCAGCAGGGAATTACCGAATGGATTTATAAATGGATAAAAAATAACTGGTACAAAAACAACAATGAACTAGTTAAAAATGCCGATTTATGGCAAAATTTATACGCCGAACTCGATAAGCATACTATTATCTGGAAATGGGTAAAAGGACATGCCGATAATCAAGGTAATATTATCGCCGATAAACTAGCCGTGAAAGGAAAAGAACTAGCTATAAAGATGCTCAAATGCTCAAAATGA
- a CDS encoding ClpXP protease specificity-enhancing factor SspB, with protein MNIKYQKFLNESMLEFVKKILTRIQSENLYWDQLIYISYRTDNPLVVLPLKVKQLYPKEITIVLQHQFENLLVKDEGFSLTVSFDGIKEAIYIPFNSLISFVDSSNNYSLTFNQQLNSYNNSQNEILKIKKQLLEERNKDDDETNLSPNVIILDKFRNSSKAKPSKPK; from the coding sequence ATGAATATTAAATATCAAAAATTTCTTAATGAATCTATGTTAGAATTCGTAAAAAAAATTCTTACAAGAATTCAAAGCGAAAATTTATATTGGGATCAACTAATATATATCTCATATAGAACCGATAACCCGTTAGTAGTATTGCCGCTTAAAGTGAAACAACTCTATCCGAAAGAAATAACGATAGTTTTGCAACATCAATTTGAAAATTTGCTAGTAAAAGATGAAGGATTTTCTTTAACGGTTAGTTTTGACGGAATAAAAGAGGCAATTTATATACCGTTTAATTCACTTATTAGCTTTGTTGATTCTAGTAATAATTATAGTTTAACATTTAATCAGCAGCTAAATTCATATAATAATTCTCAAAACGAAATATTAAAAATAAAAAAACAACTTTTAGAAGAAAGAAATAAAGATGATGACGAAACTAATTTATCACCGAATGTAATAATTTTAGATAAATTTCGGAATTCTTCAAAAGCTAAGCCCTCTAAGCCAAAGTAA